A region of Candidatus Omnitrophota bacterium DNA encodes the following proteins:
- the rpsE gene encoding 30S ribosomal protein S5, with protein MLDKKIDVPETEFQERVVKINRVSKVHKGGKKLSFNALVVVGNGKGKIGVGFGKANEVADAIRKSINNAHKNIFTVNLKGETISHEVYGHFGAADVVLKPAGPGTGVIAGSSVRPICELAGIRNILAKSLGSENAMNIAKATVIALKKLKPYQQENQGEK; from the coding sequence ATGCTTGATAAAAAGATAGATGTTCCAGAGACAGAGTTTCAGGAAAGAGTAGTTAAAATAAATCGGGTGTCAAAAGTTCATAAAGGGGGTAAAAAACTTTCCTTCAATGCCTTAGTGGTGGTAGGTAATGGCAAGGGGAAAATAGGGGTTGGTTTTGGTAAGGCAAATGAAGTTGCGGATGCTATTCGCAAATCAATAAATAATGCACATAAGAATATTTTTACGGTTAACCTTAAAGGAGAGACTATCTCCCACGAGGTTTATGGACATTTTGGAGCTGCAGATGTTGTTCTTAAGCCTGCAGGTCCAGGAACTGGTGTGATTGCCGGGAGTTCTGTGAGGCCCATCTGTGAATTGGCGGGGATTAGGAATATACTGGCCAAATCTTTAGGTTCAGAGAATGCTATGAATATTGCTAAAGCGACAGTTATTGCTTTGAAAAAGTTAAAACCTTATCAGCAAGAAAACCAAGGAGAAAAATGA
- the rpsQ gene encoding 30S ribosomal protein S17, which produces MMAKRKKILIGKVVSAKMEKTVVVQVERKTIHPKYKRVIRKYSKFKAHDENKIAKEGDTVRIIETRPLSKDKRWVLLGVIK; this is translated from the coding sequence ATAATGGCGAAGAGAAAAAAAATTCTAATTGGTAAGGTAGTTAGTGCGAAGATGGAGAAGACAGTGGTAGTCCAAGTGGAGAGAAAAACCATTCATCCTAAATATAAAAGGGTGATTAGAAAATATTCAAAATTTAAAGCACATGATGAGAACAAAATTGCTAAAGAGGGTGATACCGTAAGAATTATAGAAACACGTCCTCTTTCTAAAGATAAACGCTGGGTATTATTAGGGGTAATTAAATAG
- the rpmC gene encoding 50S ribosomal protein L29, with amino-acid sequence MKAKEIRELTTEELRDKLVSLKEELFNLRKTIYTAKLEKPHRIRQIRKDIARIFTIMSEREKK; translated from the coding sequence ATGAAAGCAAAAGAAATAAGAGAGCTTACTACAGAAGAATTGAGAGATAAATTAGTTTCTTTGAAAGAAGAATTATTTAATTTGCGTAAAACAATTTATACTGCCAAGCTGGAGAAACCACACAGAATTAGACAGATTCGTAAGGATATAGCACGTATATTTACCATCATGAGTGAACGGGAGAAAAAATAA
- the rplN gene encoding 50S ribosomal protein L14, which produces MVRLRTLLEVADNTGAKKVSCIGVLGKGNTKVAYIGDIITCNVKESTPEGVVKKGDVVKAVIVRTAYPIRRYDGSYVRFDSNACVIIDKDLNPKGTRVFGPVARELRDKNFLKIISLAPEVV; this is translated from the coding sequence ATGGTAAGATTGCGCACTCTTTTAGAAGTTGCAGATAATACCGGAGCAAAGAAAGTTTCCTGTATTGGAGTTTTAGGTAAAGGTAATACTAAAGTTGCTTATATAGGCGATATTATTACCTGTAATGTGAAAGAATCCACTCCCGAAGGAGTGGTTAAGAAGGGTGATGTAGTGAAAGCGGTGATTGTGAGGACTGCTTATCCTATAAGACGTTATGATGGTTCCTATGTTAGATTTGATTCTAACGCTTGTGTGATAATTGATAAGGATCTCAATCCCAAAGGAACGCGTGTCTTCGGTCCAGTGGCCAGAGAGTTACGAGATAAAAATTTTCTGAAAATTATTTCTTTAGCTCCTGAGGTTGTATAA
- a CDS encoding type Z 30S ribosomal protein S14, with protein MARKALIIKQRRTPRFRVRRYNRCQLCGRVRGYLRDFGICRICFREMASRGEIPGVKKASW; from the coding sequence ATGGCAAGGAAAGCGCTTATTATCAAACAGAGAAGGACTCCACGTTTTAGAGTAAGAAGGTATAATCGTTGCCAACTCTGTGGTAGGGTGAGAGGATATTTGAGAGATTTTGGTATTTGCAGAATATGTTTTCGTGAGATGGCTTCACGTGGAGAAATTCCCGGCGTCAAGAAGGCAAGTTGGTAA
- the rpsH gene encoding 30S ribosomal protein S8: MSIDLRSQVFTTIRNAIKERKENLDVRKSKLILEIVKILKKEGYINDFREIDDKKQGIIRIYLKYGPDKKCVLNNIQQVSKPGRRVYVRKDDNMKVLGGFGMAIISTSRGIITDREAKKLKLGGEYICKVW, translated from the coding sequence ATGTCCATAGACTTAAGGTCTCAAGTTTTTACTACCATAAGGAATGCTATAAAGGAAAGAAAGGAAAATTTGGATGTACGGAAATCTAAGCTTATTCTCGAGATTGTTAAGATTCTCAAGAAAGAAGGTTATATCAATGATTTCCGTGAGATAGATGATAAAAAACAGGGTATCATTCGTATCTATCTAAAATATGGACCAGATAAGAAATGTGTCCTTAATAATATTCAGCAAGTTTCCAAACCCGGAAGGCGAGTTTATGTAAGAAAAGACGATAATATGAAAGTTCTTGGTGGTTTCGGCATGGCTATAATTTCTACTTCCCGCGGTATAATTACTGACCGTGAAGCAAAAAAGTTGAAATTGGGAGGGGAGTATATCTGCAAAGTGTGGTGA
- the rplE gene encoding 50S ribosomal protein L5, with protein sequence MIPRLLEKYRKEIVPLLMRDLGYKNKLNAPRLEKVVINMGVGEGAHDIKVLEEAMHSLGLISGQKPIITRARKSISNFKIKKGDPVGCKVTLRKYKMYEFLDRFINVALPRIRDFRGVSPDAFDEHGNYNIGLTEYTVFPEIEYDKIQHVLGMDITIAIKAKNKKESFVLLKLLGMPFKEAE encoded by the coding sequence ATGATTCCTAGACTTTTAGAGAAATATCGCAAGGAAATAGTGCCTCTCTTGATGCGGGATTTAGGCTATAAAAATAAACTTAATGCTCCGCGTTTAGAGAAAGTGGTTATCAATATGGGAGTAGGAGAGGGAGCTCATGACATAAAAGTGCTTGAAGAAGCCATGCATTCCTTGGGATTAATTAGCGGACAGAAGCCAATTATTACCCGTGCGAGAAAATCTATTTCTAACTTTAAGATAAAAAAAGGCGATCCTGTAGGTTGTAAAGTAACTTTGAGAAAATACAAGATGTACGAATTCTTAGACCGTTTTATCAATGTGGCTTTACCGCGAATTCGTGATTTTCGTGGGGTATCTCCTGATGCTTTTGATGAACACGGTAACTACAATATTGGTCTTACTGAATATACTGTTTTTCCTGAGATAGAATATGACAAAATTCAGCATGTATTAGGAATGGATATTACCATTGCGATAAAAGCAAAGAATAAAAAAGAAAGTTTTGTTTTATTAAAATTATTAGGAATGCCTTTCAAGGAGGCAGAATAA
- the rplR gene encoding 50S ribosomal protein L18 yields MDKKELGRQRRHKRIRKKIFGTPERPRLVIHRTHKNLIAQLIDDINGKVILGISTLNKELRLRADRLGNIKGAEILGSVLADKAKEKGVNKVVFDRGGYLYHGIVKIFAEAVRKGGIEF; encoded by the coding sequence ATGGATAAAAAGGAATTAGGAAGACAAAGAAGGCATAAGAGAATACGCAAAAAGATATTTGGAACTCCGGAAAGACCGCGTTTGGTAATTCATCGAACCCATAAAAATCTTATTGCTCAATTGATAGATGACATTAATGGAAAAGTTATTTTGGGGATTTCCACCTTGAATAAAGAATTGCGTTTACGTGCCGATAGGTTAGGTAATATAAAGGGCGCAGAGATTTTGGGAAGTGTATTAGCGGATAAAGCGAAAGAGAAAGGAGTTAATAAGGTAGTTTTTGATAGAGGAGGATATCTCTATCACGGTATAGTAAAAATATTTGCCGAAGCAGTTAGAAAAGGAGGTATTGAGTTCTAG
- the rplF gene encoding 50S ribosomal protein L6 — protein MSKLGKRPILIPNDIKVSLKEGAVEIEGSKGKKSYILPPGIKAVLKESKLFITRLGDDKEYRAFHGLARAELANIIKGIREGFIKELEIVGVGYRAQVAGKNLVLNLGFSHPVNFPIPEGIVVETPKPTQIIIKGIDKQKVGEVAAEIRAVLKPEPYKGKGIRYAGEYVRKKAGKAVA, from the coding sequence ATGTCTAAATTAGGAAAACGTCCCATATTAATTCCCAATGACATAAAAGTCAGTTTAAAGGAAGGAGCAGTTGAGATAGAAGGCTCTAAAGGAAAGAAAAGTTATATTCTTCCTCCGGGTATAAAAGCAGTTCTTAAGGAGAGCAAATTATTTATTACACGTTTAGGTGACGATAAAGAGTATCGAGCTTTTCATGGTCTGGCTAGGGCAGAATTGGCTAATATTATAAAAGGTATAAGAGAAGGATTTATTAAAGAATTGGAGATTGTAGGAGTAGGATATCGCGCTCAAGTTGCGGGAAAGAATCTGGTGTTAAATTTAGGTTTTTCTCATCCAGTTAATTTTCCCATTCCCGAAGGCATAGTAGTTGAAACTCCCAAACCTACGCAGATAATCATAAAAGGCATTGATAAACAAAAAGTAGGTGAGGTGGCTGCGGAAATAAGAGCTGTTTTAAAACCCGAACCTTACAAGGGAAAAGGGATAAGGTATGCAGGTGAATATGTGAGGAAGAAGGCAGGTAAGGCGGTTGCCTAA
- the rplX gene encoding 50S ribosomal protein L24 gives MERIKKNDTVVVISGKDKGKKGKVLSVLHKEERAIVEGINLIKRHQRRRSQEMPGGIIEKESPVMLSKLMLFCNHCNHPVRVGITLLKDGTKARYCKKCKELL, from the coding sequence ATGGAAAGAATAAAGAAAAACGATACCGTAGTGGTCATTTCGGGTAAGGATAAAGGTAAGAAAGGTAAAGTTCTCTCTGTTTTACATAAAGAAGAGAGAGCGATTGTAGAGGGCATTAATCTTATTAAACGTCATCAGCGACGAAGATCCCAGGAGATGCCTGGTGGAATTATAGAAAAAGAATCTCCAGTAATGCTTTCTAAATTAATGCTCTTTTGTAACCATTGTAATCATCCGGTGCGGGTAGGAATTACTTTACTCAAGGATGGGACGAAGGCACGATATTGTAAGAAATGTAAGGAGTTGTTATAA